Proteins found in one Pontibacter sp. SGAir0037 genomic segment:
- a CDS encoding 3-hydroxyacyl-CoA dehydrogenase NAD-binding domain-containing protein — protein MKFEEIKSIGIVGAGTMGQGIAQICAMAGYTTILFDINEKALQAAEASISKNLDKGIEKGKLTTAAKTAALGNLAFTGNTLQVHANVIIEAVVEKLEIKQSIFRELADINSADTILASNTSSIPITRIAAAVPHPERVVGMHFFNPAHIMKLVEVISGAATAPETAETIQQLALKLEKVPVMAKDAPGFIVNRVARHFYVEALKLLEEGVADVQTIDKLMQASGFKMGPFELMDLIGVDTNYSVTNSMFEAFHYDSKFRPSRIQQQKVDAGHHGRKTGKGFYDYS, from the coding sequence ATGAAATTCGAAGAGATTAAATCTATAGGTATAGTTGGTGCCGGCACAATGGGGCAGGGCATTGCACAGATATGCGCCATGGCTGGCTATACTACCATTCTCTTTGATATCAACGAAAAAGCCTTGCAGGCTGCTGAAGCCTCCATCTCTAAAAACCTGGATAAGGGTATTGAAAAAGGTAAACTGACAACCGCTGCCAAAACTGCAGCACTAGGAAATCTTGCCTTTACAGGGAATACGCTACAGGTGCATGCCAACGTTATTATTGAGGCTGTTGTAGAAAAGCTGGAGATTAAGCAAAGTATCTTTAGAGAACTTGCCGACATTAACAGTGCAGACACCATTCTGGCTTCCAACACGTCTTCTATTCCGATTACACGCATAGCCGCCGCTGTGCCGCATCCGGAGCGGGTAGTAGGAATGCATTTTTTTAACCCTGCTCATATTATGAAGCTGGTCGAGGTAATTTCCGGTGCCGCAACAGCTCCGGAAACGGCTGAAACCATACAGCAACTAGCCCTGAAGCTGGAGAAAGTACCTGTTATGGCCAAAGATGCTCCGGGCTTTATTGTAAACCGGGTAGCCAGGCACTTTTATGTGGAGGCCCTGAAGCTGTTAGAGGAAGGAGTGGCTGACGTTCAAACCATTGATAAGCTGATGCAAGCCAGCGGCTTTAAAATGGGGCCATTTGAACTTATGGACCTGATAGGTGTTGATACTAATTATTCGGTTACCAACTCTATGTTTGAGGCCTTTCATTATGATTCTAAATTCAGACCAAGCCGCATACAGCAACAGAAAGTGGATGCAGGGCACCACGGCCGCAAAACGGGCAAGGGCTTTTATGACTATTCCTAA
- a CDS encoding shikimate kinase: MLIFLIGMMGAGKSTVGRQLAAQLNYTFIDLDDYLEAREGRTIARIFEQEGQESFRKKERQALEAVVQEYKQAVVATGGGAPCFFDNMSFMNQHGTSVFLDVSVEEIVARLQKTNLATRPLLTGKSTEELKEFIGQTLISRRQYYEQAKHQVPVQYQSIAALSTILNLP, translated from the coding sequence TTGCTCATTTTTCTGATAGGTATGATGGGGGCTGGCAAGTCTACAGTAGGGCGGCAGTTAGCGGCACAGCTAAACTATACTTTTATAGATTTAGATGATTACCTGGAAGCGAGGGAAGGCAGAACTATTGCCCGGATATTTGAGCAGGAAGGGCAGGAGAGCTTCCGGAAAAAAGAAAGGCAGGCACTGGAAGCTGTTGTGCAGGAATATAAGCAGGCAGTAGTAGCCACAGGTGGCGGGGCACCTTGCTTTTTCGACAATATGAGCTTTATGAATCAGCATGGCACCAGTGTTTTTCTGGATGTGTCCGTAGAAGAAATTGTGGCAAGACTTCAAAAGACCAACCTGGCCACCAGACCATTGCTCACAGGAAAATCTACAGAAGAGCTAAAAGAATTTATTGGTCAAACATTAATTTCTCGGAGACAGTATTATGAGCAGGCAAAACACCAAGTGCCTGTGCAGTACCAATCTATAGCTGCTCTAAGCACTATCTTAAATCTACCGTAA
- a CDS encoding biotin-dependent carboxyltransferase family protein, protein MSLRILKPGLLTTIQDTGRYGYQKDGVVVSGAMDRVAHRIANMLTANPETEATIEITLQGPQLLFEKDHLIALTGADLSPTINGEEVKMWRPVLVREGSVLDFGAPKAGCRAYLAVSGGFKLEKTLGSYSTYMRAGIGGLNGRALQENDLIPCNGINATASSVMGELNQKNTTASFAQTSWLPDPAYYPAYARDPVIRAVKGPEYDLFTDESKSNIWRSLFQVTSQSDRMGYRLIGLSLALKEPREIISSAVTFGTVQVPSQGHPIVLMADHQTTGGYPRMVQVVTADLPKLAQVVPGRGIRLEEVSLEEAQQLYLEQEKQLVQLKQAIRIKFR, encoded by the coding sequence ATGAGTCTTAGAATTCTTAAGCCAGGCCTACTTACCACCATTCAGGACACAGGCAGGTATGGGTATCAGAAGGACGGAGTAGTAGTAAGTGGTGCGATGGATCGGGTAGCACATCGGATAGCCAACATGCTAACTGCTAACCCGGAAACGGAGGCAACAATAGAGATTACTTTACAGGGGCCTCAGCTCCTTTTTGAGAAAGACCATCTTATTGCTCTCACAGGTGCAGATTTATCTCCCACTATTAATGGCGAAGAAGTTAAAATGTGGCGGCCTGTTTTGGTTAGAGAAGGGAGTGTGCTGGATTTTGGAGCTCCTAAAGCCGGCTGTAGGGCATATCTGGCAGTTTCCGGAGGATTTAAGCTGGAGAAAACCTTGGGGAGCTACTCAACTTATATGCGTGCCGGTATAGGTGGTTTAAATGGAAGAGCACTTCAGGAAAACGATCTTATTCCCTGTAATGGTATAAATGCTACGGCCTCTTCTGTTATGGGTGAACTAAATCAGAAGAACACCACAGCCAGCTTTGCGCAAACCTCTTGGCTACCTGATCCTGCTTATTATCCTGCTTATGCCAGAGATCCTGTTATCCGTGCGGTAAAGGGCCCTGAATACGATCTGTTTACAGATGAGAGTAAGAGCAATATCTGGCGGAGTCTTTTTCAGGTTACATCACAGTCTGATAGAATGGGGTATAGGTTGATCGGGCTTTCCTTGGCTTTAAAAGAACCCAGGGAAATAATATCCAGTGCTGTTACCTTTGGTACCGTACAGGTGCCTTCTCAGGGGCACCCCATTGTTTTAATGGCCGATCATCAGACGACAGGAGGTTACCCTCGCATGGTGCAGGTGGTTACAGCTGATCTTCCAAAGCTGGCACAGGTAGTACCAGGCAGGGGCATTCGTTTGGAGGAGGTTTCGCTGGAAGAAGCACAGCAGTTATACCTGGAGCAGGAAAAGCAACTGGTGCAGCTAAAACAGGCCATTCGTATTAAATTCAGGTAA
- a CDS encoding sterol desaturase family protein, producing MKPNHKGRAQIFQNPVLERMTRTHIALPISIFIVIAIGLIYYGFTNGFIGVFEALGLFVLGWFMFSFVEYCAHRFLFHMETDTPVKERVQYTFHGNHHDYPKDKERLAMPPIVSLFISSFFFFVFKLIFGQFVFGIVAGFLFGYAMYLFVHYAVHAYAPPKNFLKVLWVHHSIHHYKDDDVAFGVSSPLWDYILGTMPKHSKK from the coding sequence ATGAAACCGAATCATAAAGGACGCGCGCAGATTTTTCAGAATCCTGTACTGGAAAGAATGACCAGGACTCATATTGCACTACCTATTTCAATTTTTATAGTTATTGCAATAGGGCTTATCTACTATGGCTTTACGAATGGGTTTATTGGTGTGTTCGAAGCACTGGGTTTATTCGTTTTAGGCTGGTTTATGTTTTCTTTTGTAGAATATTGTGCCCACCGGTTCCTGTTCCATATGGAAACAGATACACCAGTAAAAGAGCGGGTGCAGTATACCTTCCACGGAAACCATCATGATTACCCAAAGGATAAAGAACGTTTGGCAATGCCACCAATCGTGAGCTTGTTTATTTCTTCGTTCTTCTTCTTTGTGTTTAAATTAATATTCGGGCAGTTTGTATTTGGTATCGTAGCCGGCTTTCTGTTTGGGTACGCCATGTACCTTTTTGTACACTATGCGGTGCATGCCTATGCTCCTCCTAAAAACTTTCTGAAAGTGCTTTGGGTGCACCATAGTATCCACCACTATAAAGACGATGATGTAGCTTTTGGTGTGTCGTCTCCCTTATGGGACTACATACTAGGAACAATGCCTAAACACTCTAAGAAATAA
- a CDS encoding NRAMP family divalent metal transporter translates to MKQTRNWSVLLGAAFLMATSAVGPGFLTQTTVFTQTMAASFGFVIGISIILDIGVQLNVWRVIAVSEKRAQDIANAVLPGLGLFIAVLIVLGGLAFNIGNVGGAGLGFNVLLGVSAETGAIMAAAIAIAVFLVKEAGKVMDRFAQVMGFLMILLIVYVAITSEPPVAEAVQKAFLPDQIDIIAIVTLVGGTVGGYITFAGGHRLLDAGIKGQAALPEVNTSAVSGITVASIIRIFLFLAALGIVSQGYELDAANPPAAVFQLAAGNLGYKLFGVVMLSAAVTSIIGSAYTSVSFIKSFNKHVAKYENRVIIVFIAISTAIFVTIGRPVYLLILAGALNGLILPITLGTILIAAYKKQLVGSYKHPVWLTLFGGLVVLVMAWLGGYTLLQQLPQLFK, encoded by the coding sequence ATGAAACAGACAAGGAATTGGAGTGTTTTGCTGGGTGCTGCATTTCTAATGGCAACTTCTGCCGTAGGCCCTGGTTTTTTAACACAAACCACTGTTTTTACCCAAACGATGGCAGCCAGTTTTGGATTTGTTATAGGCATCTCTATTATACTGGATATAGGGGTGCAGCTGAACGTGTGGCGGGTAATAGCCGTTTCCGAAAAGCGTGCTCAGGATATTGCCAATGCTGTTTTGCCTGGTTTGGGCCTTTTTATAGCGGTACTTATTGTGCTGGGTGGTTTAGCATTTAACATAGGAAATGTAGGTGGTGCAGGCTTAGGCTTTAATGTGCTGTTAGGAGTGTCGGCTGAAACAGGAGCAATAATGGCAGCCGCTATTGCCATTGCTGTGTTTTTAGTGAAAGAAGCAGGTAAGGTAATGGACCGCTTTGCGCAGGTAATGGGCTTTCTGATGATTCTGCTGATTGTTTACGTGGCTATAACGTCTGAGCCACCAGTTGCCGAAGCTGTTCAAAAAGCCTTTTTGCCTGATCAAATCGACATAATTGCTATTGTGACTCTGGTGGGAGGTACTGTAGGAGGTTATATCACCTTTGCGGGCGGGCACAGACTTTTAGATGCTGGCATCAAAGGGCAGGCTGCTTTACCTGAAGTAAACACAAGCGCTGTTTCTGGTATCACGGTTGCCTCCATCATTCGTATTTTTCTTTTCCTGGCAGCTCTTGGTATTGTCAGTCAGGGCTATGAACTAGACGCGGCTAATCCTCCTGCTGCTGTCTTCCAACTGGCTGCCGGTAATCTGGGCTATAAATTATTTGGGGTTGTAATGCTTTCAGCAGCCGTCACTTCTATTATCGGATCCGCTTATACTTCGGTCTCATTCATTAAATCTTTCAACAAGCATGTTGCAAAGTATGAGAACCGGGTGATTATTGTTTTTATTGCTATTTCAACAGCTATTTTCGTAACTATAGGCCGTCCTGTTTACTTGCTGATTTTGGCAGGGGCTCTAAACGGGTTAATCCTGCCTATCACGCTGGGTACTATTTTAATCGCTGCTTATAAAAAACAGCTGGTGGGCAGCTATAAACATCCCGTGTGGCTTACCCTGTTTGGAGGACTGGTCGTACTGGTAATGGCCTGGCTTGGCGGTTATACATTGCTTCAGCAACTGCCACAGCTGTTTAAATAA
- the pheS gene encoding phenylalanine--tRNA ligase subunit alpha produces MVEKIQRVAQEIEAAQLGNAAELEQFRIAYIGRKGLIASLFDDLKQVAPEQRRQVGQDLNRLKNRAQERFDQAQEQLANTTDSGNANAFDFSLPTVPNTLGTRHPLSLVRNEINRIFSRIGFNISEGPEMEDDWHNFTALNFPENHPAREMQDTFFLSQDRDKLLRTHTSTVQVRLMEMQKPPLRSIMPGRVYRNEAISARAHMVFHQVEGLYVDKNVSFADLKQTLYYFAKEMFGQDTKIRFRPSFFPFTEPSAEIDITCLICKGEGCNICKYSGWVEIGGSGMVDPNVLQNCGIDPEVYSGFAFGMGIERITMLKYQIKDLRLFTENDVRFLKQFEGVI; encoded by the coding sequence ATGGTTGAGAAGATACAAAGAGTAGCACAAGAGATAGAGGCGGCACAGCTAGGCAATGCTGCTGAACTGGAGCAATTCCGCATCGCATACATCGGTCGTAAAGGGCTTATTGCTTCGCTTTTCGACGATCTGAAGCAGGTGGCACCCGAACAGCGCCGCCAGGTGGGGCAGGACCTGAACCGCCTTAAAAACAGGGCACAGGAAAGGTTTGATCAGGCCCAGGAACAATTAGCTAACACAACTGACAGCGGCAACGCTAATGCTTTTGATTTTAGCCTTCCAACAGTACCCAATACCTTGGGCACCCGCCACCCGCTTTCACTGGTCCGTAACGAGATCAACCGTATCTTTTCCCGTATAGGCTTTAATATATCAGAAGGCCCTGAAATGGAGGACGACTGGCATAACTTTACTGCGCTTAACTTCCCGGAGAACCATCCTGCCCGTGAAATGCAGGACACCTTCTTCCTGAGCCAGGATCGGGATAAACTACTTCGTACCCATACCTCCACCGTGCAGGTACGCCTGATGGAGATGCAGAAGCCGCCGCTGCGCAGTATTATGCCAGGGCGTGTGTATCGCAACGAAGCCATATCAGCAAGAGCACACATGGTATTTCACCAGGTAGAAGGCCTTTATGTAGACAAAAATGTGAGCTTTGCCGACCTAAAGCAGACACTTTATTACTTTGCGAAAGAAATGTTCGGGCAGGATACCAAGATTCGCTTCCGGCCTTCGTTCTTCCCTTTTACAGAACCAAGTGCTGAAATAGATATCACTTGCCTTATCTGTAAAGGCGAAGGCTGTAATATATGCAAGTACTCAGGCTGGGTAGAGATTGGTGGCTCTGGTATGGTGGACCCGAACGTACTGCAAAATTGTGGTATAGACCCGGAAGTTTATTCAGGCTTTGCCTTTGGTATGGGTATAGAGCGCATTACCATGCTGAAGTACCAGATAAAGGACCTGCGCCTTTTCACTGAAAATGACGTACGCTTCCTGAAGCAGTTTGAAGGCGTTATTTAA
- the pxpB gene encoding 5-oxoprolinase subunit PxpB, with product MTITPESLQAVKLYPLGDAAIVVEFGGEINRSIHQRVRDFSSYLAQYPFEGMIELVPAFNNVTIYYNPAALGSLTGASAYDQLADMIQQILPDIADVYLTAPESRTIEIPVCYGGIFGPDLEFVANHNKISVEEVVALHTQPEYLVYMIGFAPGFPYMGGMSDKIAAPRKESPRAAIPQGSVGIADRQTGIYSIETPGGWQLIGRTPLVLFQPQQAAPSLLQGGDKVRFVPISEEEFRQRKEWLHES from the coding sequence ATGACAATTACACCAGAAAGCTTGCAAGCTGTTAAACTTTACCCGCTTGGAGATGCAGCCATTGTAGTAGAGTTCGGAGGAGAAATCAATCGTAGCATTCATCAACGCGTCAGGGACTTCTCTTCATACCTGGCGCAGTATCCTTTCGAGGGTATGATAGAACTCGTTCCGGCTTTCAACAACGTTACCATCTACTATAATCCTGCTGCTTTAGGTAGCTTAACAGGTGCTAGTGCCTACGATCAGCTTGCCGATATGATACAGCAGATTTTGCCTGATATTGCGGATGTCTATCTGACTGCACCTGAATCCCGGACTATAGAAATTCCTGTTTGTTACGGAGGCATCTTCGGCCCTGATCTGGAATTTGTAGCAAACCATAATAAGATTTCGGTAGAGGAAGTGGTTGCGCTGCATACACAGCCGGAGTACCTGGTATATATGATTGGTTTTGCCCCAGGCTTTCCTTATATGGGCGGTATGAGCGATAAAATTGCAGCTCCACGGAAAGAGTCGCCAAGAGCTGCTATACCACAGGGTTCAGTCGGCATAGCCGATAGGCAAACAGGTATATACTCTATTGAAACACCCGGAGGCTGGCAACTTATTGGCCGTACACCACTGGTGCTTTTCCAGCCTCAGCAAGCAGCACCCAGCTTGCTGCAAGGAGGCGACAAGGTTCGCTTTGTGCCAATTTCAGAAGAAGAGTTCAGGCAGAGAAAGGAGTGGCTGCATGAGTCTTAG
- a CDS encoding LamB/YcsF family protein → MHTLKIDLNCDLGESFGAYALGNDEAILEHISSANIACGFHAGDPAVMRRTVELALEKGVAIGAHPGLPDLVGFGRREMSITPAEAFNITVYQIGALAAFVKATGGVLHHVKPHGALYNMVAVNEGLADAIAEAVYKVHPEVILYGLAGSALIRAGEKLGIGTASEVFADRTYQPNGTLTSRNQPDALIKDDHEAVQQVLRMVKERKVRTQQGQEISIKADTICIHGDGPHALSFAQLIQDALQKEEIIVEAFSLNT, encoded by the coding sequence ATGCACACGTTAAAAATTGATCTCAACTGCGACCTGGGCGAAAGCTTTGGAGCCTATGCCTTGGGAAATGATGAGGCTATTCTGGAGCATATCAGTTCCGCCAACATTGCCTGTGGGTTTCATGCAGGCGATCCGGCTGTAATGCGCAGAACTGTTGAACTGGCACTGGAAAAAGGAGTGGCTATAGGAGCTCATCCCGGATTGCCCGACCTAGTTGGTTTTGGCCGGCGTGAAATGTCTATTACTCCTGCCGAAGCTTTTAACATAACCGTATACCAGATTGGCGCACTGGCAGCCTTTGTAAAAGCAACTGGCGGAGTTCTGCATCATGTAAAGCCGCATGGCGCTCTGTATAATATGGTTGCTGTAAACGAAGGACTGGCAGATGCAATAGCAGAAGCCGTTTATAAAGTTCACCCTGAAGTTATACTGTACGGCCTGGCAGGAAGCGCGCTTATAAGAGCAGGCGAAAAATTGGGCATTGGCACAGCCAGTGAGGTTTTTGCCGACCGCACCTACCAGCCCAATGGCACCCTGACCTCCAGAAACCAGCCTGATGCGCTTATTAAAGATGACCACGAAGCTGTGCAGCAGGTACTGCGGATGGTAAAAGAGCGAAAGGTAAGAACACAGCAGGGACAGGAGATTTCGATTAAAGCTGATACTATATGTATTCACGGTGACGGTCCGCATGCTTTATCTTTCGCACAACTTATACAGGATGCGCTACAAAAAGAAGAGATTATTGTAGAAGCGTTCTCCCTGAATACATGA